The following are encoded in a window of Phaseolus vulgaris cultivar G19833 chromosome 3, P. vulgaris v2.0, whole genome shotgun sequence genomic DNA:
- the LOC137805750 gene encoding clavaminate synthase-like protein At3g21360 produces MEFSCKDFKVGKCEGEKVVDGETMPLVLEPPAPIKSDMESLLLALKNNKDWFDQMITKNSAVLLRGYDVKNAEDFNEIVETFEWEDIRYVGPAPRTHIYKRVWTANEGPLSEFIYYHHEMVLIKEYPKKVILFCEIPPPKGGETPFVPSFKVTERMVKEFPEEVKEMEEKGLKYSFTARSTQNDNSSMRGRGWEDAFGTSDRKEAEKRAKALGMDMEWLPDGGVKTILGPRNLTKVFEGRKGRKMWFNTMVGMYGKELSSAMMADGTEIPEHVVKRCEEIIEEESIQFKWEKGDVVFFDNYALLHGRRPSLPPRKVLVATCK; encoded by the exons ATGGAGTTTTCTTGCAAGGACTTCAAGGTGGGAAAATGTGAGGGAGAAAAAGTAGTAGATGGAGAAACCATGCCATTGGTGCTAGAACCTCCTGCACCTATCAAGAGTGACATGGAATCCTTGCTCTTGGCTCTGAAGAACAACAAAGACTGGTTTGATCAAATGATAACCAAGAACAGTGCTGTTCTCCTCAGAGGCTATGATGTCAAAAATGCTGAGGACTTCAATGAAATCGTAGAAACCTTTGAATGGGAAGACATTCGTTATGTTGGACCAGCACCTCGCACACATATTTACAAAAGGGTGTGGACTGCCAATGAAGGACCCCTTTCAGAGTTCATATACTATCACCATGAAATGGTTTTG ATCAAGGAATATCCCAAGAAAGTGATACTCTTTTGTGAGATACCTCCTCCTAAAGGGGGAGAGACCCCTTTTGTTCCAAGCTTCAAAGTGACAGAAAGGATGGTGAAAGAGTTCCCAgaagaggtgaaggagatggaGGAAAAGGGTTTGAAGTATTCATTTACAGCTCGTAGTACTCAGAATGATAACTCTTCCATGAGAGGTAGAGGTTGGGAGGATGCCTTTGGGACCTCAGATCGCAAAGAAGCTGAGAAAAG AGCAAAAGCTCTAGGAATGGACATGGAGTGGCTTCCTGATGGAGGGGTGAAGACAATACTTGGACCAAGAAATTTAACCAAGGTATTTGAAGGAAGGAAGGGAAGAAAAATGTGGTTTAACACAATGGTAGGGATGTATGGGAAGGAGCTTAGCTCGGCAATGATGGCTGATGGAACAGAGATTCCAGAACATGTAGTGAAAAGATGTGAAGAGATCATTGAAGAAGAGAGCATACAGTTCAAGTGGGAGAAAGGGGATGTTGTCTTCTTTGATAACTATGCATTGCTTCATGGTAGAAGGCCTTCCCTTCCTCCAAGGAAAGTCCTTGTTGCTACATGCAAGTAA
- the LOC137806229 gene encoding protein decapping 5-like isoform X3 produces MASESASRSSSAADSYIGSLISLTSKSEIRYEGILYNINTEESSIGLRNVRSFGTEGRKKDGQQIPPGDKVYEYILFRGTDIKDLQVKSSPPVQPTPQVNNDPAIIQSHYARPVATSTSLPSAVSGSVTDLSSHTPQLGHPGSNFQGPLPLYQPGGNIGSWGASPAAPNTNGSRLAMPMYWQGYYGAPNGLPHLHQQSLLQPPPGLSMPSSMQQPMQYPNFSPIPTVSSNLPELPSSLLHVSSSISSVTSSLPSAPSTLPPAPSALPPAPSALPPAPSTLPTAPSALPLAPSALPHASSALSPVPSATLASEILPVSVTNKAPNVSNSAVSLATNLPSLTSLTNSGSDINALVPPISSKPNAISGQLLQQGPTIVSSAQPSQASHKDVEVVQVSSTSSPEISLPVSAAIQPPILPLPVTSRSSHRPGGVPTQSHHGYSYRGRGRGRGTGQGLRPVTKFTEDFDFIAMNEKFNKDEVWGHLGKNKSHSKDGEGNAFDEDYQDEEIEDLSNFDVKPIYNKDDFFDSLSSNVHDNAPQNGRTRYSEQIKIDTETFGDFVRHRGGRGGRGPGRGGRFRGGYYGRGGGYGYSGRGRGRGMPGRNL; encoded by the exons TGCGATCTTTTGGAACAGAAGGAAGGAAAAAGGATGGCCAACAAATTCCTCCTGGTGACAAGGTTTATGAGTATATACTTTTTCGTGGGACTGACATCAAG GATTTACAGGTTAAATCTTCTCCACCTGTCCAACCTACCCCACAAGTCAACAACGACCCAGCTATTATTCAG TCTCACTATGCTCGCCCAGTTGCCACATCTACAAGTTTGCCTTCGGCTGTAAGTGGGTCTGTGACTGATCTTAGCTCTCATACCCCCCAGCTTGGACATCCTGGGTCAAATTTTCAAGGGCCCTTGCCTTTGTATCAACCTGGAGGGAACATAGGATCATGGGGAGCTTCTCCAGCTGCTCCAAATACAAATGGTAGTAGACTTGCTATGCCAATGTATTGGCAAGGATATTATGGTGCCCCAAATGGGCTTCCTCATTTACACCAACAATCTCTGCTTCAACCACCACCTGGTTTATCAATGCCTTCATCTATGCAGCAGCCAATGCAGTATCCCAATTTCAGTCCTATACCTACTGTATCTTCTAATTTGCCAGAATTACCATCATCTTTGCTGCATGTGAGTTCTAGTATCTCTAGTGTAACATCTTCATTGCCTTCAGCACCATCTACTTTGCCTCCTGCACCATCTGCTTTGCCTCCTGCTCCTTCTGCTTTGCCTCCTGCACCTTCTACTTTGCCTACTGCACCTTCTGCTTTGCCTCTTGCACCTTCTGCTTTGCCTCATGCATCTTCTGCCTTATCTCCTGTACCCTCTGCAACACTTGCTTCTGAAATTTTACCAGTATCAGTAACAAACAAGGCACCCAATGTTTCAAATTCAGCAGTCAGTTTAGCCACTAACTTACCATCACTGACTTCCCTGACCAATTCTGGTTCTGATATAAATGCTTTAGTGCCACCAATCTCCAGTAAACCAAATGCAATTTCAG GTCAATTATTGCAACAAGGACCAACTATAGTTTCTTCTGCTCAGCCTTCACAAGCATCTCATAAGGATGTTGAAGTGGTTCAGGTATCATCAACATCATCTCCTGAGATATCTCTGCCAGTTTCTGCTGCAATTCAACCACCAATTCTGCCATTGCCAGTAACTTCACGGTCCAGTCACAGG CCCGGTGGTGTTCCTACCCAATCTCATCATGGCTATAGTTATAGAGGacgtggaagaggaagaggaactGGG CAGGGTCTACGCCCAGTCACAAAATTCACTGAAGATTTTGATTTCATTGCGATGAATGAGAAGTTCAATAAGGATGAAGTTTGGGGTCATCTTGGTAAAAACAAGTCTCATTCAAAGGATGGGGAAGGAAATGCCTTTGATGAAGATTATCAAGACGAAGAGATTGAAGATTTATCAAACTTTGACGTTAAG CCTATTTATAACAAGGATGACTTCTTTGATTCACTCTCTTCCAATGTGCATGATAATGCTCCACAGAATGGAAGGACTAGATACTCTGAACAAATCAAGATTGACACTGAG ACATTTGGTGATTTTGTGAGGCACCGTGGTGGCCGTGGGGGTCGCGGCCCTGGCCGTGGTGGACGTTTTCGGGGTGGTTATTATGGAAGAGGAGGAGGGTATGGCTATTCTGGACGGGGTAGGGGCCGTGGTATGCCAGGTCGCAATTTGTAG
- the LOC137806229 gene encoding protein decapping 5-like isoform X1 codes for MASESASRSSSAADSYIGSLISLTSKSEIRYEGILYNINTEESSIGLRNVRSFGTEGRKKDGQQIPPGDKVYEYILFRGTDIKDLQVKSSPPVQPTPQVNNDPAIIQSHYARPVATSTSLPSAVSGSVTDLSSHTPQLGHPGSNFQGPLPLYQPGGNIGSWGASPAAPNTNGSRLAMPMYWQGYYGAPNGLPHLHQQSLLQPPPGLSMPSSMQQPMQYPNFSPIPTVSSNLPELPSSLLHVSSSISSVTSSLPSAPSTLPPAPSALPPAPSALPPAPSTLPTAPSALPLAPSALPHASSALSPVPSATLASEILPVSVTNKAPNVSNSAVSLATNLPSLTSLTNSGSDINALVPPISSKPNAISGLSLPYQTVSQLSPAVVGSSTSIHAETSTLSLITPGQLLQQGPTIVSSAQPSQASHKDVEVVQVSSTSSPEISLPVSAAIQPPILPLPVTSRSSHRPGGVPTQSHHGYSYRGRGRGRGTGQGLRPVTKFTEDFDFIAMNEKFNKDEVWGHLGKNKSHSKDGEGNAFDEDYQDEEIEDLSNFDVKPIYNKDDFFDSLSSNVHDNAPQNGRTRYSEQIKIDTETFGDFVRHRGGRGGRGPGRGGRFRGGYYGRGGGYGYSGRGRGRGMPGRNL; via the exons TGCGATCTTTTGGAACAGAAGGAAGGAAAAAGGATGGCCAACAAATTCCTCCTGGTGACAAGGTTTATGAGTATATACTTTTTCGTGGGACTGACATCAAG GATTTACAGGTTAAATCTTCTCCACCTGTCCAACCTACCCCACAAGTCAACAACGACCCAGCTATTATTCAG TCTCACTATGCTCGCCCAGTTGCCACATCTACAAGTTTGCCTTCGGCTGTAAGTGGGTCTGTGACTGATCTTAGCTCTCATACCCCCCAGCTTGGACATCCTGGGTCAAATTTTCAAGGGCCCTTGCCTTTGTATCAACCTGGAGGGAACATAGGATCATGGGGAGCTTCTCCAGCTGCTCCAAATACAAATGGTAGTAGACTTGCTATGCCAATGTATTGGCAAGGATATTATGGTGCCCCAAATGGGCTTCCTCATTTACACCAACAATCTCTGCTTCAACCACCACCTGGTTTATCAATGCCTTCATCTATGCAGCAGCCAATGCAGTATCCCAATTTCAGTCCTATACCTACTGTATCTTCTAATTTGCCAGAATTACCATCATCTTTGCTGCATGTGAGTTCTAGTATCTCTAGTGTAACATCTTCATTGCCTTCAGCACCATCTACTTTGCCTCCTGCACCATCTGCTTTGCCTCCTGCTCCTTCTGCTTTGCCTCCTGCACCTTCTACTTTGCCTACTGCACCTTCTGCTTTGCCTCTTGCACCTTCTGCTTTGCCTCATGCATCTTCTGCCTTATCTCCTGTACCCTCTGCAACACTTGCTTCTGAAATTTTACCAGTATCAGTAACAAACAAGGCACCCAATGTTTCAAATTCAGCAGTCAGTTTAGCCACTAACTTACCATCACTGACTTCCCTGACCAATTCTGGTTCTGATATAAATGCTTTAGTGCCACCAATCTCCAGTAAACCAAATGCAATTTCAGGTTTAAGTTTGCCCTATCAAACTGTATCCCAGTTGTCTCCTGCTGTTGTTGGATCATCAACTTCTATACATGCAGAAACATCAACTCTTTCTCTGATAACCCCAGGTCAATTATTGCAACAAGGACCAACTATAGTTTCTTCTGCTCAGCCTTCACAAGCATCTCATAAGGATGTTGAAGTGGTTCAGGTATCATCAACATCATCTCCTGAGATATCTCTGCCAGTTTCTGCTGCAATTCAACCACCAATTCTGCCATTGCCAGTAACTTCACGGTCCAGTCACAGG CCCGGTGGTGTTCCTACCCAATCTCATCATGGCTATAGTTATAGAGGacgtggaagaggaagaggaactGGG CAGGGTCTACGCCCAGTCACAAAATTCACTGAAGATTTTGATTTCATTGCGATGAATGAGAAGTTCAATAAGGATGAAGTTTGGGGTCATCTTGGTAAAAACAAGTCTCATTCAAAGGATGGGGAAGGAAATGCCTTTGATGAAGATTATCAAGACGAAGAGATTGAAGATTTATCAAACTTTGACGTTAAG CCTATTTATAACAAGGATGACTTCTTTGATTCACTCTCTTCCAATGTGCATGATAATGCTCCACAGAATGGAAGGACTAGATACTCTGAACAAATCAAGATTGACACTGAG ACATTTGGTGATTTTGTGAGGCACCGTGGTGGCCGTGGGGGTCGCGGCCCTGGCCGTGGTGGACGTTTTCGGGGTGGTTATTATGGAAGAGGAGGAGGGTATGGCTATTCTGGACGGGGTAGGGGCCGTGGTATGCCAGGTCGCAATTTGTAG
- the LOC137806229 gene encoding protein decapping 5-like isoform X4: protein MASESASRSSSAADSYIGSLISLTSKSEIRYEGILYNINTEESSIGLRNVRSFGTEGRKKDGQQIPPGDKVYEYILFRGTDIKDLQVKSSPPVQPTPQVNNDPAIIQSHYARPVATSTSLPSAVSGSVTDLSSHTPQLGHPGSNFQGPLPLYQPGGNIGSWGASPAAPNTNGSRLAMPMYWQGYYGAPNGLPHLHQQSLLQPPPGLSMPSSMQQPMQYPNFSPIPTVSSNLPELPSSLLHVSSSISSVTSSLPSAPSTLPPAPSALPPAPSALPPAPSTLPTAPSALPLAPSALPHASSALSPVPSATLASEILPVSVTNKAPNVSNSAVSLATNLPSLTSLTNSGSDINALVPPISSKPNAISGQLLQQGPTIVSSAQPSQASHKDVEVVQVSSTSSPEISLPVSAAIQPPILPLPVTSRSSHRPGGVPTQSHHGYSYRGRGRGRGTGGLRPVTKFTEDFDFIAMNEKFNKDEVWGHLGKNKSHSKDGEGNAFDEDYQDEEIEDLSNFDVKPIYNKDDFFDSLSSNVHDNAPQNGRTRYSEQIKIDTETFGDFVRHRGGRGGRGPGRGGRFRGGYYGRGGGYGYSGRGRGRGMPGRNL, encoded by the exons TGCGATCTTTTGGAACAGAAGGAAGGAAAAAGGATGGCCAACAAATTCCTCCTGGTGACAAGGTTTATGAGTATATACTTTTTCGTGGGACTGACATCAAG GATTTACAGGTTAAATCTTCTCCACCTGTCCAACCTACCCCACAAGTCAACAACGACCCAGCTATTATTCAG TCTCACTATGCTCGCCCAGTTGCCACATCTACAAGTTTGCCTTCGGCTGTAAGTGGGTCTGTGACTGATCTTAGCTCTCATACCCCCCAGCTTGGACATCCTGGGTCAAATTTTCAAGGGCCCTTGCCTTTGTATCAACCTGGAGGGAACATAGGATCATGGGGAGCTTCTCCAGCTGCTCCAAATACAAATGGTAGTAGACTTGCTATGCCAATGTATTGGCAAGGATATTATGGTGCCCCAAATGGGCTTCCTCATTTACACCAACAATCTCTGCTTCAACCACCACCTGGTTTATCAATGCCTTCATCTATGCAGCAGCCAATGCAGTATCCCAATTTCAGTCCTATACCTACTGTATCTTCTAATTTGCCAGAATTACCATCATCTTTGCTGCATGTGAGTTCTAGTATCTCTAGTGTAACATCTTCATTGCCTTCAGCACCATCTACTTTGCCTCCTGCACCATCTGCTTTGCCTCCTGCTCCTTCTGCTTTGCCTCCTGCACCTTCTACTTTGCCTACTGCACCTTCTGCTTTGCCTCTTGCACCTTCTGCTTTGCCTCATGCATCTTCTGCCTTATCTCCTGTACCCTCTGCAACACTTGCTTCTGAAATTTTACCAGTATCAGTAACAAACAAGGCACCCAATGTTTCAAATTCAGCAGTCAGTTTAGCCACTAACTTACCATCACTGACTTCCCTGACCAATTCTGGTTCTGATATAAATGCTTTAGTGCCACCAATCTCCAGTAAACCAAATGCAATTTCAG GTCAATTATTGCAACAAGGACCAACTATAGTTTCTTCTGCTCAGCCTTCACAAGCATCTCATAAGGATGTTGAAGTGGTTCAGGTATCATCAACATCATCTCCTGAGATATCTCTGCCAGTTTCTGCTGCAATTCAACCACCAATTCTGCCATTGCCAGTAACTTCACGGTCCAGTCACAGG CCCGGTGGTGTTCCTACCCAATCTCATCATGGCTATAGTTATAGAGGacgtggaagaggaagaggaactGGG GGTCTACGCCCAGTCACAAAATTCACTGAAGATTTTGATTTCATTGCGATGAATGAGAAGTTCAATAAGGATGAAGTTTGGGGTCATCTTGGTAAAAACAAGTCTCATTCAAAGGATGGGGAAGGAAATGCCTTTGATGAAGATTATCAAGACGAAGAGATTGAAGATTTATCAAACTTTGACGTTAAG CCTATTTATAACAAGGATGACTTCTTTGATTCACTCTCTTCCAATGTGCATGATAATGCTCCACAGAATGGAAGGACTAGATACTCTGAACAAATCAAGATTGACACTGAG ACATTTGGTGATTTTGTGAGGCACCGTGGTGGCCGTGGGGGTCGCGGCCCTGGCCGTGGTGGACGTTTTCGGGGTGGTTATTATGGAAGAGGAGGAGGGTATGGCTATTCTGGACGGGGTAGGGGCCGTGGTATGCCAGGTCGCAATTTGTAG
- the LOC137806229 gene encoding protein decapping 5-like isoform X2 — translation MASESASRSSSAADSYIGSLISLTSKSEIRYEGILYNINTEESSIGLRNVRSFGTEGRKKDGQQIPPGDKVYEYILFRGTDIKDLQVKSSPPVQPTPQVNNDPAIIQSHYARPVATSTSLPSAVSGSVTDLSSHTPQLGHPGSNFQGPLPLYQPGGNIGSWGASPAAPNTNGSRLAMPMYWQGYYGAPNGLPHLHQQSLLQPPPGLSMPSSMQQPMQYPNFSPIPTVSSNLPELPSSLLHVSSSISSVTSSLPSAPSTLPPAPSALPPAPSALPPAPSTLPTAPSALPLAPSALPHASSALSPVPSATLASEILPVSVTNKAPNVSNSAVSLATNLPSLTSLTNSGSDINALVPPISSKPNAISGLSLPYQTVSQLSPAVVGSSTSIHAETSTLSLITPGQLLQQGPTIVSSAQPSQASHKDVEVVQVSSTSSPEISLPVSAAIQPPILPLPVTSRSSHRPGGVPTQSHHGYSYRGRGRGRGTGGLRPVTKFTEDFDFIAMNEKFNKDEVWGHLGKNKSHSKDGEGNAFDEDYQDEEIEDLSNFDVKPIYNKDDFFDSLSSNVHDNAPQNGRTRYSEQIKIDTETFGDFVRHRGGRGGRGPGRGGRFRGGYYGRGGGYGYSGRGRGRGMPGRNL, via the exons TGCGATCTTTTGGAACAGAAGGAAGGAAAAAGGATGGCCAACAAATTCCTCCTGGTGACAAGGTTTATGAGTATATACTTTTTCGTGGGACTGACATCAAG GATTTACAGGTTAAATCTTCTCCACCTGTCCAACCTACCCCACAAGTCAACAACGACCCAGCTATTATTCAG TCTCACTATGCTCGCCCAGTTGCCACATCTACAAGTTTGCCTTCGGCTGTAAGTGGGTCTGTGACTGATCTTAGCTCTCATACCCCCCAGCTTGGACATCCTGGGTCAAATTTTCAAGGGCCCTTGCCTTTGTATCAACCTGGAGGGAACATAGGATCATGGGGAGCTTCTCCAGCTGCTCCAAATACAAATGGTAGTAGACTTGCTATGCCAATGTATTGGCAAGGATATTATGGTGCCCCAAATGGGCTTCCTCATTTACACCAACAATCTCTGCTTCAACCACCACCTGGTTTATCAATGCCTTCATCTATGCAGCAGCCAATGCAGTATCCCAATTTCAGTCCTATACCTACTGTATCTTCTAATTTGCCAGAATTACCATCATCTTTGCTGCATGTGAGTTCTAGTATCTCTAGTGTAACATCTTCATTGCCTTCAGCACCATCTACTTTGCCTCCTGCACCATCTGCTTTGCCTCCTGCTCCTTCTGCTTTGCCTCCTGCACCTTCTACTTTGCCTACTGCACCTTCTGCTTTGCCTCTTGCACCTTCTGCTTTGCCTCATGCATCTTCTGCCTTATCTCCTGTACCCTCTGCAACACTTGCTTCTGAAATTTTACCAGTATCAGTAACAAACAAGGCACCCAATGTTTCAAATTCAGCAGTCAGTTTAGCCACTAACTTACCATCACTGACTTCCCTGACCAATTCTGGTTCTGATATAAATGCTTTAGTGCCACCAATCTCCAGTAAACCAAATGCAATTTCAGGTTTAAGTTTGCCCTATCAAACTGTATCCCAGTTGTCTCCTGCTGTTGTTGGATCATCAACTTCTATACATGCAGAAACATCAACTCTTTCTCTGATAACCCCAGGTCAATTATTGCAACAAGGACCAACTATAGTTTCTTCTGCTCAGCCTTCACAAGCATCTCATAAGGATGTTGAAGTGGTTCAGGTATCATCAACATCATCTCCTGAGATATCTCTGCCAGTTTCTGCTGCAATTCAACCACCAATTCTGCCATTGCCAGTAACTTCACGGTCCAGTCACAGG CCCGGTGGTGTTCCTACCCAATCTCATCATGGCTATAGTTATAGAGGacgtggaagaggaagaggaactGGG GGTCTACGCCCAGTCACAAAATTCACTGAAGATTTTGATTTCATTGCGATGAATGAGAAGTTCAATAAGGATGAAGTTTGGGGTCATCTTGGTAAAAACAAGTCTCATTCAAAGGATGGGGAAGGAAATGCCTTTGATGAAGATTATCAAGACGAAGAGATTGAAGATTTATCAAACTTTGACGTTAAG CCTATTTATAACAAGGATGACTTCTTTGATTCACTCTCTTCCAATGTGCATGATAATGCTCCACAGAATGGAAGGACTAGATACTCTGAACAAATCAAGATTGACACTGAG ACATTTGGTGATTTTGTGAGGCACCGTGGTGGCCGTGGGGGTCGCGGCCCTGGCCGTGGTGGACGTTTTCGGGGTGGTTATTATGGAAGAGGAGGAGGGTATGGCTATTCTGGACGGGGTAGGGGCCGTGGTATGCCAGGTCGCAATTTGTAG